The Malus domestica chromosome 10, GDT2T_hap1 genome contains a region encoding:
- the LOC103445559 gene encoding S-protein homolog 24-like translates to MRAFLSLPIFLLLAISTLVLSSPSSAAPLGPHSGDYLVQIRNDLSGGGATILEVHCKSKGGGDLGSHWISSGERFTVRFHNDRCVSTEYWCKLSWDEHSKSKSHGGNYRFFNCDESFLQSCGFQECTWKVQDDGIYLHDLHGLQDVKYYNWQT, encoded by the coding sequence ATGAGAGCCTTCTTAAGCCTCCCCATTTTCTTACTACTTGCAATCTCAACACTTGTTCTGTCTTCTCCATCCTCCGCTGCACCTCTTGGTCCGCATTCTGGCGACTACCTGGTCCAAATTCGGAACGACTTAAGTGGTGGCGGGGCCACCATTTTGGAGGTCCACTGCAAATCCAAAGGCGGAGGAGATTTGGGTAGCCATTGGATCAGCAGTGGCGAGCGTTTCACCGTACGTTTTCACAATGACAGATGTGTCTCAACTGAGTACTGGTGCAAGTTAAGCTGGGATGAGCACTCCAAATCCAAGAGTCATGGCGGCAACTATCGCTTCTTCAATTGCGACGAGTCGTTTCTTCAGTCATGTGGTTTCCAGGAGTGCACTTGGAAGGTTCAGGATGATGGGATATATTTGCATGACCTTCATGGATTACAAGATGTGAAATATTATAACTGGCAGACGTAA
- the LOC103445430 gene encoding 26S proteasome regulatory subunit 4 homolog A: MGQGTPGGLNRQGLPGDRKPDGNDKKEKKFEPAAPPARVGRKQRKQKGPEAAARLPTVTPLTKCKLRLLKLERIKDYLLMEEEFVTNQERLKPQEEKAEEDRSKVDDLRGSPMSVGNLEELIDENHAIVSSSVGPEYYVGILSFVDKDQLEPGCAILMHNKVLSVVGLLQDEVDPMVSVMKVEKAPLESYADIGGLDAQIQEIKEAVELPLTHPELYEDIGIRPPKGVILYGEPGTGKTLLAKAVANSTSATFLRVVGSELIQKYLGDGPKLVRELFRVADDLSPSIVFIDEIDAVGTKRYDAHSGGEREIQRTMLELLNQLDGFDSRGDVKVILATNRIESLDPALLRPGRIDRKIEFPLPDIKTRRRIFQIHTSRMTLADDVNLEEFVMTKDEFSGADIKAICTEAGLLALRERRMKVTHTDFKKAKEKVMFKKKEGVPEGLYM, encoded by the exons ATGGGTCAGGGAACGCCCGGTGGGTTGAACCGACAAGGTCTACCGGGCGACCGTAAGCCCGATGGGAACgacaagaaagagaagaagttcGAGCCGGCGGCTCCGCCTGCCCGAGTCGGCCGGAAACAGCGCAAGCAGAAGGGTCCCGAAGCTGCGGCACGGCTCCCGACGGTTACCCCGCTGACAAAGTGCAAGCTTCGGCTGCTGAAGCTGGAGAGAATCAAGGACTATCTCCTCATGGAGGAGGAGTTCGTCACAAACCAGGAGCGGCTCAAGCCGCAGGAGGAGAAAGCCGAGGAGGATAGATCTAAAGTTGACGATCTCCGAGGCTCACCGATGAGCGTGGGGAATCTGGAGGAGTTAATTGATGAGAATCACGCCATTGTTTCGTCCTCCGTCGGTCCTGAGTACTACGTTGGGATATTGTCCTTCGTGGATAAAGACCAATTGGAACCTGGGTGTGCGATTTTGATGCATAATAAG GTGCTTTCTGTTGTTGGGCTTCTTCAAGACGAAGTTGATCCGATGGTGTCAGTGATGAAGGTTGAGAAAGCTCCGTTGGAGTCATATGCTGACATTGGTGGATTGGATGCCCAGATACAGGAAATTAAAGAAGCTGTTGAGCTCCCACTGACTCATCCCGAGCTATATGAAGACATTGGTATCAGGCCACCTAAGGGAGTCATATTATATGGAGAGCCAGGAACGGGCAAGACCTTGCTTGCAAAG GCAGTGGCAAACTCTACGTCAGCAACCTTTTTGCGTGTTGTTGGTAGTGAGTTGATTCAGAAGTACTTGGGAGATGGTCCAAAATTAGTGAGGGAACTCTTCAGGGTTGCTGATGACCTCTCACCTTCTATCGTCTTCATTGACGAAATTGATGCAGTTGGTACAAAGAG GTATGATGCCCATTCAGGTGGTGAACGTGAAATTCAGAGGACCATGTTGGAGTTACTTAACCAGTTGGATGGTTTTGATTCAAGAGGAGATGTCAAGGTTATTCTCGCAACAAACAGAATTGAAAGCCTTGACCCAGCCTTGCTTCGTCCTGGCCGAATAGATAGGAAGATTGAATTCCCCCTTCCTGATATCAAAACAAGGAGGCGCATTTTCCAG ATTCACACATCAAGGATGACGTTGGCTGATGATGTCAACTTGGAAGAGTTTGTCATGACCAAGGATGAGTTTTCCGGGGCTGATATCAAGGCTATATGTACTGAAGCTGGTTTGCTTGCTTTAAGAGAGCGCCGTATGAAG GTGACGCACACGGACTTCAAGAAGGCGAAGGAAAAGGTGATgttcaagaagaaagaaggggtTCCAGAAGGACTTTATATGTGA
- the LOC103445558 gene encoding uncharacterized protein has protein sequence MGHGVACQICNEAQSKYKCPSCRAPYCSVPCFKKHKENPCALPVFSEEKPPTAGPELLVERPLVVEEPREVLQRPQLEAIASSSEISSSLKDENLQKLISSIDCSPDAEKELEKAMGVDVFQIFTDKILSTIETSSTSANLGANT, from the exons ATGGGTCATGGAGTAGCGTGCCAAATCTGCAACGAAGCACAATCCAAATATAAGTGCCCCTCCTGCCGCGCACCTTA TTGTTCTGTGCCCTGCTTCAAGAAACACAAGG AAAACCCATGTGCTTTGCCAGTTTTTTCTGAAGAAAAACCACCAA CTGCAGGTCCAGAATTACTGGTAGAGAGGCCGTTAGTTGTGGAGGAACCGCGCGAAGTGCTGCAAAGGCCGCAACTGGAGGCCATAG CTTCTTCCAGTGAAATTAGCAGTTCTTTGAAAGATGAGAACCTTCAGAAACTCATTTCGAGTATCGATTGTTCACCAGATGCAGAGAAG GAACTTGAAAAAGCTATGGGCGTGGACGTGTTTCAGATATTTACCGACAAG ATCCTATCTACCATCGAGACATCTTCGACTTCAGCAAACCTCGGTGCAAACACATAA
- the LOC103445428 gene encoding transcription factor PIF1 isoform X1 has protein sequence MNGCVPDFEMDDDYSLPTSSALNRPRKSTMPEDDVMELLWQNGQVVMQNQNQRSAVNSKRSHQSKYDVVLPDDGGGITRPASQPQPQPQAQNPHLFVQEDEMASWLQYPLVDDPFSADLLYPDSTTSELRQLQVSAPAPASRLPIHTPRRTEVQNFLHFARPNNNNASSNRPMIKEMEPSGSKKSVVRETMTVVDSSDTPLVGPSSRALDSRPDGAGGGLANGATSFPTTATAGTSFPAKEVCEMSLTSSPGGSSASASASAEPMSAQKPPPTAENRKRKGREVAAADDAEIQSEDVEFESANGKKQVRGSTSSTKRSRAAEVHNLSERRRRDRINEKMKALQELIPRCNKSDKASMLDEAIEYLKSLQLQVQMVSMGCGMVPMMFPGVQQMMSMPMGMGIGMGMGMGMEMAGINRPMMPFPNVISGSPMPTAAAHMGPRFPIPPFHMQPIPASDPTRVPAVNQTDHMVNSLGAQNPNQSRMPNFADPYQQFFGPQQMQLPLQQNQAMPQPTTGKPSSSRGPETHENHQSDILFG, from the exons ATGAATGGGTGCGTCCCCGATTTCGAAATGGACGACGATTACTCACTTCCCACTTCCTCTGCTCTCAACCGACCCAGAAAATCAACCAT GCCGGAAGATGATGTCATGGAGCTGCTATGGCAGAACGGCCAAGTCGTCATGCAGAACCAGAACCAGAGGTCTGCAGTCAATAGTAAAAGATCGCACCAGTCCAAGTACGACGTCGTTTTGCCCGACGACGGTGGCGGCATCACCAGACCGGCCTCCCAACCCCAACCCCAGCCGCAGGCCCAGAACCCGCACCTGTTTGTGCAAGAAGATGAAATGGCCTCGTGGCTTCAGTACCCTCTCGTCGACGACCCCTTCTCCGCGGACCTCCTCTATCCCGATTCCACCACTTCCGAGCTCCGGCAGCTGCAGGTTTCGGCGCCGGCCCCCGCTTCGAGGCTGCCGATCCATACGCCGAGGAGAACCGAGGTCCAGAACTTTCTGCACTTCGCCAGGCCCAACAACAACAACGCCAGCAGCAACAGGCCTATGATTAAGGAAATGGAGCCGTCGGGCTCGAAGAAGAGCGTGGTTAGGGAGACGATGACGGTGGTGGACTCCAGCGACACTCCGCTGGTGGGTCCAAGCTCTAGGGCTTTGGATTCTAGGCCCGACGGCGCTGGTGGCGGCTTGGCTAATGGAGCGACGTCGTTTCCAACTACTGCGACTGCTGGGACGTCGTTTCCGGCGAAAGAAGTGTGTGAGATGTCGCTGACGTCGTCGCCAGGAGGCTCCAGCGCGAGTGCCAGCGCAAGCGCCGAGCCGATGTCGGCTCAGAAGCCGCCGCCGACTGCCGAAAACCGGAAGCGGAAAGGGAGAGAAGTCGCCGCCGCCGACGACGCCGAGATTCAAAGCGAG GATGTTGAGTTTGAATCTGCCAATGGAAAGAAACAAGTCCGAGGATCGACATCATCTACAAAGAGATCACGTGCTGCAGAGGTCCACAATCTCTCTGAGAGG AGACGTCGAGATAGGATAAATGAAAAGATGAAGGCTTTACAAGAACTAATACCTCGATGCAATAAG TCGGATAAAGCATCAATGCTGGATGAAGCAATTGAGTACTTGAAATCACTCCAGTTACAAGTACAG ATGGTGTCCATGGGATGCGGCATGGTCCCTATGATGTTTCCTGGAGTTCAGCAGATGATGTCCATGCCGATGGGGATGGGAATTGGAATGGGCATGGGAATGGGAATGGAAATGGCTGGCATCAATCGCCCTATGATGCCTTTTCCAAATGTAATATCCGGTTCACCCATGCCAACAGCGGCCGCACATATGGGACCTAGGTTCCCTATACCACCATTTCACATGCAGCCTATTCCTGCAAGTGATCCTACCAGAGTTCCAGCAGTGAACCAGACAGATCATATGGTAAACTCGCTTGGGGCACAAAATCCAAACCAATCACGGATGCCAAATTTTGCAGATCCTTATCAGCAGTTTTTCGGTCCCCAACAGATGCAGTTACCATTACAGCAG AACCAAGCAATGCCCCAGCCGACTACTGGCAAGCCGAGTTCCAGTAGGGGACCTGAAACTCATGAAAACCATCAATCGG ACATTCTCTTTGGCTAA
- the LOC103445428 gene encoding transcription factor PIF1 isoform X2, whose amino-acid sequence MNGCVPDFEMDDDYSLPTSSALNRPRKSTMPEDDVMELLWQNGQVVMQNQNQRSAVNSKRSHQSKYDVVLPDDGGGITRPASQPQPQPQAQNPHLFVQEDEMASWLQYPLVDDPFSADLLYPDSTTSELRQLQVSAPAPASRLPIHTPRRTEVQNFLHFARPNNNNASSNRPMIKEMEPSGSKKSVVRETMTVVDSSDTPLVGPSSRALDSRPDGAGGGLANGATSFPTTATAGTSFPAKEVCEMSLTSSPGGSSASASASAEPMSAQKPPPTAENRKRKGREVAAADDAEIQSEDVEFESANGKKQVRGSTSSTKRSRAAEVHNLSERRRRDRINEKMKALQELIPRCNKSDKASMLDEAIEYLKSLQLQVQMVSMGCGMVPMMFPGVQQMMSMPMGMGIGMGMGMGMEMAGINRPMMPFPNVISGSPMPTAAAHMGPRFPIPPFHMQPIPASDPTRVPAVNQTDHMVNSLGAQNPNQSRMPNFADPYQQFFGPQQMQLPLQQNQAMPQPTTGKPSSSRGPETHENHQSG is encoded by the exons ATGAATGGGTGCGTCCCCGATTTCGAAATGGACGACGATTACTCACTTCCCACTTCCTCTGCTCTCAACCGACCCAGAAAATCAACCAT GCCGGAAGATGATGTCATGGAGCTGCTATGGCAGAACGGCCAAGTCGTCATGCAGAACCAGAACCAGAGGTCTGCAGTCAATAGTAAAAGATCGCACCAGTCCAAGTACGACGTCGTTTTGCCCGACGACGGTGGCGGCATCACCAGACCGGCCTCCCAACCCCAACCCCAGCCGCAGGCCCAGAACCCGCACCTGTTTGTGCAAGAAGATGAAATGGCCTCGTGGCTTCAGTACCCTCTCGTCGACGACCCCTTCTCCGCGGACCTCCTCTATCCCGATTCCACCACTTCCGAGCTCCGGCAGCTGCAGGTTTCGGCGCCGGCCCCCGCTTCGAGGCTGCCGATCCATACGCCGAGGAGAACCGAGGTCCAGAACTTTCTGCACTTCGCCAGGCCCAACAACAACAACGCCAGCAGCAACAGGCCTATGATTAAGGAAATGGAGCCGTCGGGCTCGAAGAAGAGCGTGGTTAGGGAGACGATGACGGTGGTGGACTCCAGCGACACTCCGCTGGTGGGTCCAAGCTCTAGGGCTTTGGATTCTAGGCCCGACGGCGCTGGTGGCGGCTTGGCTAATGGAGCGACGTCGTTTCCAACTACTGCGACTGCTGGGACGTCGTTTCCGGCGAAAGAAGTGTGTGAGATGTCGCTGACGTCGTCGCCAGGAGGCTCCAGCGCGAGTGCCAGCGCAAGCGCCGAGCCGATGTCGGCTCAGAAGCCGCCGCCGACTGCCGAAAACCGGAAGCGGAAAGGGAGAGAAGTCGCCGCCGCCGACGACGCCGAGATTCAAAGCGAG GATGTTGAGTTTGAATCTGCCAATGGAAAGAAACAAGTCCGAGGATCGACATCATCTACAAAGAGATCACGTGCTGCAGAGGTCCACAATCTCTCTGAGAGG AGACGTCGAGATAGGATAAATGAAAAGATGAAGGCTTTACAAGAACTAATACCTCGATGCAATAAG TCGGATAAAGCATCAATGCTGGATGAAGCAATTGAGTACTTGAAATCACTCCAGTTACAAGTACAG ATGGTGTCCATGGGATGCGGCATGGTCCCTATGATGTTTCCTGGAGTTCAGCAGATGATGTCCATGCCGATGGGGATGGGAATTGGAATGGGCATGGGAATGGGAATGGAAATGGCTGGCATCAATCGCCCTATGATGCCTTTTCCAAATGTAATATCCGGTTCACCCATGCCAACAGCGGCCGCACATATGGGACCTAGGTTCCCTATACCACCATTTCACATGCAGCCTATTCCTGCAAGTGATCCTACCAGAGTTCCAGCAGTGAACCAGACAGATCATATGGTAAACTCGCTTGGGGCACAAAATCCAAACCAATCACGGATGCCAAATTTTGCAGATCCTTATCAGCAGTTTTTCGGTCCCCAACAGATGCAGTTACCATTACAGCAG AACCAAGCAATGCCCCAGCCGACTACTGGCAAGCCGAGTTCCAGTAGGGGACCTGAAACTCATGAAAACCATCAATCGG GTTAA